In the Bordetella genomosp. 10 genome, one interval contains:
- a CDS encoding sugar phosphate isomerase/epimerase family protein, producing MNRIAFTTITAGGSLAEKARAMRAAGFTATEIWARDLFEHLEGPEAALGCLEDAGLAVTALQAIRNVEGCPPGKRRLKFDIAERMMDLACLAGTPMITLAANLDPQASGTAANLVDDLGRLAELAARRGLRIAYEPIAWAPFVNTWRQGLALVEQVGHDALGLQLDAFHAFVRGLPIDLAAIPPQRLFLVEVSDLVPSGLSAREISRGHRLFPGEGSAPVRAFAQDLRRHGYAGDVVVEVFNTEYLAQDPASVIARAWRSMQPLFGPTFS from the coding sequence ATGAACCGGATCGCCTTCACCACCATCACGGCCGGCGGCTCACTGGCGGAGAAGGCCAGGGCCATGCGCGCCGCCGGCTTCACCGCCACCGAAATCTGGGCGCGCGACCTGTTCGAGCACCTGGAAGGCCCGGAGGCGGCGCTGGGCTGCCTCGAAGACGCGGGACTGGCCGTGACCGCCCTGCAGGCGATACGCAACGTGGAAGGCTGTCCGCCCGGCAAGCGGCGCCTGAAGTTCGACATCGCCGAGCGCATGATGGACCTGGCATGCCTGGCCGGCACGCCCATGATCACCCTGGCGGCCAATCTCGATCCCCAGGCAAGCGGCACGGCCGCCAACCTGGTGGACGACCTGGGCCGATTGGCCGAGCTCGCGGCGCGGCGCGGCTTGCGCATCGCCTACGAACCCATCGCCTGGGCGCCGTTCGTGAATACCTGGCGGCAAGGCCTGGCATTGGTCGAGCAGGTAGGCCACGATGCCCTGGGCCTGCAACTCGACGCGTTCCATGCCTTCGTGCGCGGACTGCCCATCGACCTGGCCGCCATCCCGCCGCAGCGGCTTTTCCTGGTGGAAGTCAGCGACCTGGTTCCCAGCGGCCTGTCCGCCCGCGAAATCAGCCGGGGACATCGCCTGTTCCCGGGCGAGGGCAGCGCGCCGGTGCGGGCCTTCGCGCAGGACCTGCGGCGCCACGGCTATGCGGGCGACGTGGTCGTCGAGGTCTTCAACACGGAATACCTCGCGCAGGACCCCGCGTCCGTCATCGCGCGAGCCTGGCGCAGCATGCAGCCCTTGTTCGGGCCAACCTTTTCTTGA
- a CDS encoding carboxymuconolactone decarboxylase family protein, translating to MKAAFDPVGVASRRGVLGDEHVSSLQSQTSEFDQAWNMYVTNVSWAGTWSRNIIDRPTLSLISLAMLAGAGQMEEFERHVRNALERTGVPLPQLREVLLHIGHYCGIPTGAACFAIVRKVMRELGVDADARDMPDVTDVYRTTRASAPEF from the coding sequence ATGAAAGCCGCTTTCGATCCCGTGGGCGTGGCCAGCCGCCGAGGCGTGCTGGGCGACGAGCATGTGTCGTCCCTGCAATCGCAAACCAGCGAATTCGACCAGGCCTGGAACATGTACGTGACCAACGTCAGTTGGGCCGGCACCTGGTCGAGAAACATCATCGACCGGCCGACATTGAGCCTCATCAGCCTGGCCATGCTGGCCGGCGCGGGGCAGATGGAGGAGTTCGAACGCCATGTGCGCAATGCGCTGGAGCGCACCGGCGTGCCCTTGCCGCAATTGCGCGAAGTCCTGCTGCACATAGGCCATTACTGCGGCATCCCCACGGGCGCCGCCTGCTTCGCCATCGTGCGCAAGGTGATGCGCGAACTGGGCGTCGACGCGGACGCGCGCGACATGCCCGACGTGACGGACGTCTACCGCACCACACGGGCCAGCGCGCCCGAATTCTGA
- a CDS encoding Bug family tripartite tricarboxylate transporter substrate binding protein — MKPIHTPRGDARFAPALDARRRMLMAGGAAALAGWHLEPFAQQAPLPKMISLIVGFPPGGPNDLIARLLAPPLSERIERNVVVENRPGADGELAAAYVARGPVDGGMLLFASAGAMTISPALKKDLPYDPMKDFAPVARVASSPMVMVANPARPYRTAADVIAAARRAPGKITYASAGVGSPTHLAGALLCNLARIDMLHVPYKGGGPALTDTVGGQVELYFAGVSTALPFIQSGKLRALGVTGSAPLASLPGVPPLADTPDLKGYLIDNWYGVLGPARLPGARVALLGDAIEACLKDDNLRKKLQVQGVEPALARNARFGELIGADIAKWKTLVRALGLST; from the coding sequence GTGAAACCTATCCATACTCCACGCGGCGACGCGCGCTTCGCGCCGGCCCTCGATGCACGGCGGCGCATGCTGATGGCCGGTGGCGCTGCCGCCCTGGCCGGCTGGCACCTCGAGCCGTTCGCGCAGCAGGCGCCGCTGCCCAAGATGATTTCACTGATCGTGGGCTTTCCGCCCGGCGGTCCGAACGACCTGATCGCGCGCCTGCTCGCGCCGCCGCTGTCGGAACGCATCGAGCGCAACGTCGTGGTCGAGAACCGCCCGGGCGCCGACGGCGAACTGGCGGCCGCCTACGTCGCGCGCGGCCCGGTCGACGGCGGCATGCTGCTGTTCGCCTCGGCCGGCGCCATGACCATCAGCCCCGCGCTGAAGAAGGACCTGCCCTACGACCCGATGAAGGACTTCGCGCCCGTCGCGCGCGTGGCCAGCAGCCCCATGGTCATGGTGGCCAATCCCGCGCGGCCCTACAGGACGGCCGCCGACGTGATCGCCGCGGCCAGGCGCGCGCCGGGCAAGATCACCTATGCGTCGGCGGGCGTCGGCAGCCCGACCCACCTGGCCGGCGCCCTGCTGTGCAACCTGGCCCGGATAGACATGCTGCATGTTCCCTACAAGGGCGGCGGCCCCGCCCTGACGGATACGGTGGGCGGCCAGGTCGAGCTTTACTTCGCGGGCGTATCGACCGCGCTGCCCTTCATCCAGAGCGGCAAGCTGCGGGCCCTGGGCGTGACCGGCTCGGCGCCGCTGGCCTCGCTGCCCGGCGTGCCGCCCCTGGCCGACACCCCCGACCTGAAGGGTTACCTGATCGACAATTGGTACGGCGTGCTCGGGCCCGCCCGGCTGCCGGGCGCGCGCGTCGCCCTGCTCGGCGACGCCATCGAGGCCTGTTTGAAAGACGACAACCTGCGCAAGAAACTCCAGGTGCAGGGCGTGGAGCCCGCGCTGGCGCGCAATGCCCGGTTCGGGGAACTGATCGGCGCGGATATCGCCAAGTGGAAGACCCTGGTCCGTGCGCTGGGCCTCTCCACCTGA
- a CDS encoding efflux transporter outer membrane subunit, whose amino-acid sequence MTMRGLSLPAAMRKLPLATALAAMLAGVLALGGCGLPVAHTEAGLDLPAGWQAPNVAATPNAPNAPDAARVDAAWWRGYGDPELSRLVDQARAGSYDVAAAVARVRQAEASARIAGAPLLPEVEGNFQAERAKQAGYSAYSTYTAALSASYELDLWGGNRAARQSALATLTATEYSRDAVLMTLTAGVANTYLQTLALRERADIARRNLAAGERILAFIDSQYRAGAATALDLSQQRGLVAGLRQAVTLYAQQARESQTALAILAGRPPQGFAVAATTLDALRAPVADAGVPADLLTQRPDLAQAERQLAAADADVTVARAAMLPNVTLTASFGYGNDHLRGLFDHPIHDLAAGLVAPIFNNGRLSGQRDLALARREELLADYRGAIVNALGDVETALNALDGYARQQRDQDEVVAQARETVRLAESHYRAGAETLLTLLDAQRSQYAAEDAAVQLRLARLQASVSLYKALGGGWRQDAPAVQGAR is encoded by the coding sequence ATGACGATGCGTGGACTTTCCTTGCCGGCGGCGATGCGCAAGCTGCCTTTGGCGACGGCGCTGGCCGCGATGTTGGCCGGAGTGCTGGCCTTGGGTGGCTGCGGCCTGCCCGTGGCGCACACGGAGGCGGGCCTGGACCTGCCCGCCGGCTGGCAGGCGCCCAATGTGGCCGCCACGCCCAACGCCCCGAACGCGCCCGACGCGGCCCGCGTGGACGCGGCGTGGTGGCGCGGCTATGGCGATCCCGAGCTGTCCCGCCTGGTCGACCAGGCGCGCGCCGGCAGCTATGACGTCGCCGCCGCGGTGGCGCGGGTGCGCCAGGCCGAGGCATCCGCCCGCATTGCGGGCGCGCCGCTATTGCCCGAGGTCGAGGGCAATTTCCAGGCCGAGCGCGCGAAGCAGGCCGGCTATTCCGCCTATTCCACTTACACCGCCGCGCTTTCGGCCAGTTATGAACTGGACCTGTGGGGCGGCAATCGCGCGGCCCGGCAGTCCGCGCTCGCCACGCTGACCGCCACCGAGTACAGCCGCGACGCCGTCCTGATGACGCTGACCGCGGGCGTCGCCAACACCTATCTGCAAACGCTCGCATTGCGCGAGCGCGCCGATATCGCCCGCCGCAACCTAGCCGCCGGCGAACGCATCCTCGCTTTCATCGATTCGCAGTACCGCGCGGGCGCGGCCACGGCGCTGGACCTGAGCCAGCAGCGCGGCCTGGTCGCCGGCCTGCGCCAGGCCGTGACGCTATACGCGCAGCAGGCGCGCGAGAGCCAGACCGCATTGGCCATCCTGGCCGGCCGGCCGCCGCAGGGCTTCGCCGTCGCCGCGACGACGCTGGACGCCCTGCGCGCGCCGGTGGCCGACGCGGGCGTGCCGGCGGATCTGCTGACGCAGCGTCCGGACCTGGCCCAGGCCGAACGCCAACTGGCCGCGGCCGACGCCGACGTCACCGTGGCCCGCGCCGCCATGCTGCCCAACGTGACGCTGACGGCCTCTTTCGGCTACGGCAACGACCATCTGCGCGGCCTGTTCGATCATCCCATCCACGATCTCGCGGCCGGCCTCGTCGCGCCCATTTTCAACAACGGTCGCCTGAGCGGCCAACGCGACCTGGCGCTGGCGCGCCGCGAGGAATTGCTGGCGGACTATCGCGGCGCCATCGTCAACGCCCTGGGCGACGTGGAGACGGCGCTCAATGCCCTGGACGGCTACGCGCGCCAGCAACGGGACCAGGACGAGGTCGTGGCCCAGGCGCGCGAGACGGTGCGGCTGGCGGAATCGCACTACCGGGCCGGCGCGGAAACGCTGCTGACGCTGCTGGACGCCCAGCGCTCCCAATACGCCGCCGAGGACGCCGCGGTGCAACTGCGCCTCGCGCGCCTGCAGGCGTCGGTGTCCTTGTACAAGGCGCTGGGCGGCGGCTGGCGGCAGGACGCCCCCGCCGTTCAAGGCGCCAGGTAG